A portion of the Atribacterota bacterium genome contains these proteins:
- a CDS encoding DUF1015 family protein has protein sequence MVEISPFKALRPVGEKVSLVNSPPYDVVSREKAVEIIKRNPCSFLRVIKPEALVSGEEVLSQRNATEIAARNLTNMIEQGVMKTDSKPCFYIYQQINGFYCRTGIVACLTVDDYEKGIIKQHEKIRLRAWQGRVEHIYNVRAHTGCVFTVYKSNFRVGEILQNSMTVENKIYDFISEEDEVKNKCWKIDKEDTIKSLKNAFKEIPFVYIADGHHRAAAAAEVAKRLRKEKEEIPALKKGEYSYFPAVLLPHDQIQILGYHRLIKKLTGFSANLFLDKLKEIFQVKNISMNKPFLPGKKHEFGMNLKGQWYKLFFKLNKENKIDRTIIDDLDVSILQDYVLGPLLGIDDPQKNKNIEFIGGTDSLKQLSQKIDQGADIAFTIFPTSIKEVLQVSDEGKIMPPKSTWFEPKIRSGIFVHQF, from the coding sequence ATGGTTGAAATAAGTCCTTTTAAAGCATTAAGGCCTGTAGGGGAAAAGGTATCCCTTGTTAATTCTCCTCCTTATGATGTTGTGAGTCGTGAAAAAGCTGTTGAAATAATTAAGAGAAATCCTTGTTCTTTTTTAAGAGTAATAAAACCGGAAGCACTTGTATCCGGGGAAGAAGTATTATCTCAAAGAAATGCTACAGAGATAGCTGCCAGGAATTTAACAAATATGATAGAACAGGGAGTAATGAAAACAGATTCAAAACCTTGTTTTTATATTTATCAGCAAATTAATGGTTTTTATTGTAGAACCGGAATTGTAGCATGTCTTACGGTAGATGATTATGAAAAAGGAATAATAAAACAACATGAAAAAATCAGGTTAAGAGCCTGGCAGGGAAGAGTTGAACATATCTATAATGTACGAGCCCATACTGGATGTGTCTTCACAGTTTATAAGAGTAATTTTCGGGTAGGTGAAATTCTGCAAAATTCAATGACAGTTGAAAATAAAATTTATGATTTTATCTCCGAAGAAGATGAGGTAAAAAACAAATGCTGGAAAATTGATAAAGAAGATACAATTAAATCATTAAAGAATGCTTTTAAAGAAATACCATTTGTGTATATTGCCGATGGACATCACCGTGCTGCTGCGGCAGCAGAGGTCGCAAAAAGGCTAAGAAAAGAAAAAGAAGAAATACCAGCTTTAAAAAAAGGAGAATACTCTTATTTTCCAGCTGTGCTATTACCACATGATCAAATTCAGATTTTAGGGTACCATCGGTTGATAAAAAAATTAACAGGATTTTCTGCCAATTTATTTTTGGATAAATTAAAAGAAATTTTTCAAGTGAAGAACATTTCTATGAATAAACCATTTTTGCCTGGCAAAAAACATGAGTTTGGTATGAATTTGAAAGGCCAATGGTATAAGTTATTTTTCAAATTAAATAAAGAAAATAAGATAGATCGAACTATAATTGATGATTTGGATGTTTCTATACTACAGGATTATGTTTTAGGACCACTTTTAGGTATTGATGATCCTCAAAAAAATAAAAATATTGAATTTATTGGTGGTACAGATTCTTTGAAGCAATTATCACAAAAGATAGACCAGGGAGCAGATATTGCCTTTACTATTTTTCCAACTTCTATTAAAGAAGTACTGCAGGTTTCCGATGAAGGAAAAATTATGCCCCCAAAATCAACATGGTTTGAGCCGAAAATAAGAAGTGGCATTTTTGTTCATCAGTTTTAA
- a CDS encoding alanine--glyoxylate aminotransferase family protein has translation MQIKLFIPGPTEVKDIVLKKMSTPLIGHRGKEASDLQRSISRKLQKLMFTDSEILLSTSSGSGLMEGAIRSCTRKKAAVFSCGSFGERWYEMALANQVKADCFKVEYGQPTRGAMVDEVIKSGEYDLVTITHNETSTGVMNPINEIADVMRKYPGIVFCVDTVSSLGGVSIPVDELGIDICISSSQKCLGLPPGLSLCSISEKAISAAREVKYRGMYFDLLKLYEYMKKKDYQYPSTPSLSHMFALDYQLDLIFEEGMENRFKRHMAMANIVRKWANDNFKLFPEEEYASNTVTCIENTRGISVQQLNQILGMKGFAISNGYGKLKEKTFRIAHMGDITIEEIEELLAVIDEILKKEV, from the coding sequence ATGCAGATAAAGTTATTTATTCCAGGACCTACAGAAGTAAAAGACATTGTATTAAAGAAGATGTCTACTCCTCTTATTGGCCATCGGGGCAAAGAAGCATCTGATTTACAACGGTCAATTAGCCGGAAATTACAAAAGCTGATGTTTACGGACAGCGAAATACTTCTTTCTACATCATCAGGAAGTGGATTGATGGAAGGTGCTATCCGTTCCTGTACCAGAAAGAAAGCGGCAGTCTTTTCATGTGGTTCTTTTGGTGAAAGATGGTATGAAATGGCTTTAGCCAATCAAGTTAAAGCAGACTGTTTTAAAGTTGAATATGGCCAGCCGACCAGAGGGGCTATGGTAGATGAGGTAATTAAAAGTGGGGAATACGACCTTGTTACTATTACTCATAATGAAACATCTACCGGGGTAATGAATCCAATCAATGAAATAGCAGATGTTATGCGAAAGTATCCTGGGATAGTATTCTGTGTTGATACAGTCAGCTCTTTAGGGGGAGTTTCAATTCCGGTAGATGAGCTGGGTATTGATATTTGTATTTCTTCAAGCCAAAAATGTTTAGGATTACCTCCAGGGCTTTCTTTATGCTCTATTTCCGAAAAAGCCATAAGTGCGGCAAGAGAAGTTAAATACCGGGGTATGTATTTTGATTTATTAAAACTATATGAATATATGAAAAAAAAGGATTACCAGTATCCTTCTACTCCCTCTCTTTCTCATATGTTTGCTTTGGATTACCAGTTAGATTTAATCTTTGAGGAAGGGATGGAAAACCGGTTTAAAAGGCACATGGCGATGGCAAATATAGTAAGAAAATGGGCTAATGATAATTTTAAACTGTTCCCTGAGGAAGAGTATGCTTCCAATACAGTTACATGTATAGAAAATACTCGGGGAATCAGTGTACAGCAACTTAATCAAATCTTAGGAATGAAGGGTTTTGCCATCTCAAATGGCTATGGAAAGTTAAAAGAGAAAACATTCAGGATTGCTCACATGGGTGACATCACTATTGAAGAAATAGAAGAACTATTGGCTGTTATTGATGAAATCCTGAAAAAGGAGGTATAA
- the purD gene encoding phosphoribosylamine--glycine ligase yields the protein MKVLVIGNGGREHAIIWKLAKSPQVDKIYCAPGNAGIDSLAECINVEVEDFIGLLKIVHDKKIDLTIVGPEIPLSLGIVNLFQEHGYPIFGPTREAAEIESSKVFAKYLMNKYSIPTAKYKVFDDDKKAIFHSKKQSFPLAIKADGLAAGKGVFIVENFNQAEEAITHIMKERKYGQAGNKIIIEEYLAGEEVSMLVFSDGINIVPMITSQDHKKLNEGDKGPNTGGMGAYSPVAFFEEDTRKWVLEHVFKPAISGMAQEGRIFKGVLYAGLILTSDGPKVLEFNARFGDPETQVILPSLKTDLIQIIQAVINGNLDKVHIEWIDQASACVVLASAGYPGEYEKGKTIHGLEKLADRDDIIVFHAGTKKDDQKIITAGGRVLGVTSWADNLSEAIKSAYDGLEQIEFENKYYRKDIGKKGL from the coding sequence TTGAAAGTATTAGTTATTGGCAATGGTGGACGGGAGCATGCAATTATCTGGAAATTAGCTAAAAGTCCGCAAGTAGATAAGATTTATTGTGCTCCGGGTAATGCAGGCATAGATTCTCTTGCAGAATGTATAAATGTGGAGGTAGAAGATTTTATAGGGTTATTGAAAATCGTTCATGACAAAAAAATAGATTTGACTATAGTTGGACCAGAAATACCCTTGTCTTTGGGGATTGTTAACCTGTTTCAGGAACATGGTTATCCAATTTTTGGTCCAACCAGAGAAGCGGCTGAAATAGAATCCAGTAAAGTCTTTGCCAAGTATCTTATGAATAAATACTCTATTCCTACTGCTAAGTACAAGGTTTTTGATGATGATAAAAAAGCGATTTTTCACTCAAAAAAACAATCATTTCCTTTAGCAATAAAAGCAGATGGTTTAGCCGCAGGTAAGGGAGTTTTTATTGTTGAGAACTTCAATCAGGCAGAAGAGGCAATAACGCATATTATGAAGGAAAGAAAGTATGGACAGGCAGGCAATAAAATCATAATTGAAGAATATTTAGCCGGGGAAGAGGTATCAATGCTGGTTTTTAGTGATGGTATAAATATTGTCCCCATGATTACATCCCAGGATCATAAAAAGCTGAATGAAGGAGACAAAGGGCCAAATACCGGTGGAATGGGAGCCTATTCACCGGTTGCATTTTTTGAAGAGGATACCCGCAAATGGGTTCTCGAACATGTATTTAAACCCGCTATTAGTGGTATGGCTCAGGAAGGAAGAATTTTTAAAGGAGTCTTGTATGCAGGTCTGATTCTTACTTCTGATGGTCCAAAAGTGTTGGAATTTAATGCCCGTTTTGGTGATCCGGAAACACAGGTAATCCTTCCTTCTTTGAAAACTGATTTAATTCAGATAATTCAGGCGGTAATCAATGGGAATTTAGATAAGGTTCATATTGAATGGATTGATCAAGCCTCGGCTTGTGTTGTTTTGGCTTCTGCAGGATATCCCGGAGAATATGAAAAAGGTAAAACTATTCATGGTTTAGAGAAATTAGCAGATAGGGATGATATTATAGTGTTTCATGCAGGGACTAAAAAAGATGATCAAAAAATTATTACTGCCGGTGGAAGAGTTTTAGGTGTTACTTCATGGGCAGATAATTTATCCGAGGCTATCAAGAGCGCTTATGATGGCCTGGAACAGATAGAATTTGAGAATAAGTATTATCGAAAGGATATTGGGAAAAAGGGATTATAG
- the purH gene encoding bifunctional phosphoribosylaminoimidazolecarboxamide formyltransferase/IMP cyclohydrolase has protein sequence MEKQKRAIISVSDKTGIVKLAKGLNKAGYEIISTGGTAKKLKESGINVTLISDLTGFPEILDGRVKTLHPVIFGGLLAQSNNPEHQRQLQEQKISPIQIVIVNLYPFEKTILKEDVSLEDAIENIDIGGPSLLRASAKNYQDVTVAVDPDDYKVILEELESFDGNTSLSTREKLAVKVFQHTAYYDSLIAKYLPRKILPNESTFPEYLVLGGKKSEDLRYGENPHQKAAFYSESIVEEANLGNAQLLSGKELSFNNLVDLEAAMAIVKDFDEPTVTFIKHTNPCGLATADTIEEAYQKAYEGDPLSAYGSIIGINRRVEEKLAILIDKTPFVEAIVAPFYSQESLKILKVKKNRRLLQVGDLRIQDRYVKDIKKVSGGFLLQDRDLKNITENDLTIVSEKKPVPEELKELLLGWKIVKHVKSNAIVLSINKQLVGVGAGQMSRVDSVKIAVQKAGKLASGSYLASDAFFPFSDGIEEAGKAGIRAIIQPGGSKRDDEVIKAVNNLGMIMVFTGHRCFKH, from the coding sequence GTGGAAAAACAAAAAAGAGCAATTATTAGTGTTTCTGATAAGACAGGAATTGTTAAATTAGCTAAAGGATTAAACAAAGCAGGTTATGAAATAATTTCTACTGGTGGAACAGCAAAAAAATTAAAGGAATCAGGAATAAATGTGACATTAATCTCAGATTTGACCGGATTTCCAGAAATTTTAGATGGCAGGGTAAAAACTTTACACCCGGTTATTTTTGGCGGTTTATTAGCCCAAAGCAATAATCCGGAACATCAGAGACAATTACAGGAGCAGAAGATAAGCCCTATTCAGATAGTTATTGTCAATCTATACCCCTTTGAAAAAACTATACTTAAAGAAGATGTTTCTCTGGAAGATGCCATAGAAAATATTGATATCGGGGGACCTTCATTGTTAAGGGCATCAGCAAAAAATTATCAGGATGTCACAGTTGCAGTAGACCCGGATGACTATAAGGTTATTTTGGAAGAACTTGAAAGCTTTGATGGAAATACTTCTTTATCCACCCGTGAAAAACTGGCGGTAAAAGTATTTCAACATACCGCTTATTATGATAGTTTGATTGCAAAATATTTGCCCAGGAAGATACTGCCAAATGAAAGTACATTTCCTGAATACCTGGTTTTAGGCGGGAAAAAATCTGAAGATTTAAGGTATGGAGAAAACCCTCATCAAAAAGCCGCTTTTTATAGTGAAAGTATAGTAGAAGAGGCAAATTTGGGTAATGCCCAATTATTGAGCGGAAAGGAACTTTCTTTCAATAATCTGGTTGATTTGGAAGCAGCTATGGCAATTGTAAAGGATTTTGATGAGCCCACCGTTACTTTTATCAAACATACCAATCCCTGCGGACTGGCTACAGCGGATACTATTGAAGAAGCCTATCAGAAAGCATATGAGGGTGACCCACTATCTGCTTATGGAAGTATTATAGGTATTAATCGCAGAGTGGAAGAAAAATTAGCCATATTGATAGATAAAACACCATTTGTGGAAGCCATTGTAGCTCCTTTTTATAGCCAGGAATCACTGAAAATATTGAAAGTCAAAAAGAATCGACGGCTATTACAGGTTGGAGATCTACGTATTCAGGACAGATATGTGAAGGATATAAAGAAGGTATCCGGTGGTTTTTTATTACAGGATAGGGATTTAAAAAACATTACAGAAAATGATTTAACAATTGTTTCAGAAAAAAAACCTGTTCCGGAAGAGTTAAAAGAACTACTATTAGGATGGAAAATTGTAAAACATGTAAAATCAAATGCAATAGTTCTGTCAATTAATAAACAATTAGTTGGTGTGGGAGCAGGGCAGATGAGCAGAGTAGATTCAGTCAAAATTGCCGTACAAAAGGCAGGGAAACTGGCTAGTGGGAGTTATTTAGCTTCTGACGCTTTTTTCCCTTTTTCAGACGGAATTGAAGAAGCAGGAAAGGCAGGCATCAGGGCAATAATTCAACCCGGGGGTTCCAAGAGGGATGATGAGGTTATTAAAGCTGTAAATAATCTGGGCATGATTATGGTTTTCACAGGACATCGTTGTTTTAAACATTAA
- a CDS encoding D-2-hydroxyacid dehydrogenase, giving the protein MITILIKDKVDPGLIEELKERNFIVRDNPDKPDTLLKEVRENEILIIRSATKVTREVIDAAADTGVLKLIIRAGVGMDNIDVAYAKKRGITALNTPEASSSAVAELVLAHMFTLARRMVPANLTMRERKWAKKLCEGIELSGKILGIVGMGRIGQLLAQKASVLGMRITYTDIMGPINSNPDWKFATLSEVLEKSDFISLHVPASDNGNYLIDEPELKKMKKSAFLINTARGNLVNEKALLKALDNGGIAGAGVDVYIHEPCDNFELIQHEKISVTPHVGGSTKEAQYRIGQQILSIIEEYKNDKEFSRKEV; this is encoded by the coding sequence ATGATTACAATCCTCATAAAAGATAAAGTTGACCCGGGTTTAATTGAGGAGTTAAAGGAAAGAAATTTTATTGTCAGGGATAATCCTGATAAACCGGATACATTATTAAAGGAAGTGAGGGAAAACGAGATTCTAATCATACGCTCAGCAACAAAAGTAACCAGGGAGGTTATTGATGCTGCAGCTGATACCGGAGTGCTCAAACTTATTATAAGAGCAGGCGTCGGTATGGATAATATAGATGTAGCTTATGCCAAAAAGAGAGGGATAACAGCTTTAAATACTCCTGAAGCGAGTAGCTCAGCAGTAGCCGAACTGGTACTTGCCCATATGTTTACACTGGCCAGAAGAATGGTGCCTGCAAACTTAACCATGCGGGAGAGAAAATGGGCAAAAAAACTCTGTGAAGGTATCGAACTAAGTGGAAAAATTTTAGGGATAGTAGGAATGGGAAGAATAGGACAGCTTTTAGCCCAAAAAGCCAGCGTGCTGGGTATGAGGATAACATATACTGATATTATGGGACCTATTAACAGTAATCCGGATTGGAAGTTTGCAACCCTATCGGAAGTTTTGGAAAAATCAGATTTTATTTCATTGCATGTTCCTGCCAGTGATAATGGAAATTATCTAATTGATGAACCGGAACTGAAAAAGATGAAAAAAAGCGCTTTTTTAATTAATACTGCCCGGGGTAATCTGGTAAACGAAAAGGCACTGTTGAAAGCCCTGGATAACGGAGGAATTGCAGGAGCAGGTGTTGATGTTTATATTCATGAACCGTGCGATAATTTTGAATTGATACAGCACGAAAAAATTTCTGTAACCCCTCATGTTGGTGGATCTACTAAAGAAGCACAGTATCGGATAGGACAACAAATTTTGAGTATAATTGAAGAGTATAAGAATGATAAAGAGTTTTCCAGGAAGGAAGTTTAA